DNA sequence from the Manduca sexta isolate Smith_Timp_Sample1 chromosome 25, JHU_Msex_v1.0, whole genome shotgun sequence genome:
aaatgttaagACCTGAATAGCATTTGATATCCTAAGTTCAGAAATCGTTTTACGTATGCAGTTCTACAGTATATACTATGTTTATACAAGCAattgtaattttgatatataaataagtaaactcACGCTGTCGTCAATAAGGTAGGCAAGGCTGCAACATGCACCGATGATTCGAGCTATGATTCGGTGTAAAGCACTCATAACACTGAAACTCAATTTCTGGTTTGACAACAGATAAATTCTTGGATAAAACGGGTTTTGACTGtgttttcatgtataaaatctGATATGTATTGTATATACGCGGATTTATgacttgttattttaaattaaaacactcgACATTAACATTTTTGATTGCACGGTGTGATAATCTAGCTGATGACCTCACTAGACTAACCATTGAGACAAAATTGAGTTCTAAAGTTGGTTATTTTGGTGTTAGATATGTTTCTAGGTGTATTAAGTTACTATTAAAGAATTCAAAGAGACAGTTTAAATAgatgctttatttatttcacaactaAGTATATAACGATGTTTTACAAGTATggcaaacaaaacattatattagatatcacataattttgaattttctatCGAAAACGTCCGAGCGGCTTAACGTCTGTAACAAAGAGACAAGTTTTAGAATCATAATAGATGGAGCTCTCAGCTACAAAATTCTAAAGTACAGGTTgctttaaataacatattttagtaatatgCTTGTGAAACCTAGAcgcttattattaataaatgttggtCTATTGCTTGTCTTTTGATGGAAATTATAATCCCCattataaatggtttaaaaagcCAAAGTTATCTCAAAGACTTTTTTTCTGGCAGAAGTTTAATGTATTGATACTGACCCGTATCCGCCCCTGTGTCCGCCGTACCCGCCGGCGCCGGCGCTGGCACTTGAGCTGGCGCTGGAGTGAGCGCCGCTGCCACTACCTCCGTGACCTCCGCTGCCTCCGTGACCGCCGCTGCCTCCGTGGCCCCCTCCGAGACCACCTCCGAGACCAccaccgccgccgcccccgTGGCCACCTCCTAGTCCGCTGCCGCCGCCGAGACCACCACCTCCAGCACCACCGTGTCCACCGCCTAGGCCGCCACCTCCGGCGCCTCCGTGACCACCGCCGCCTCCGAGACCGCCGCCGCCTCCGGAACCGCCTCCGAatccgccgccgccgccttTACCGCCGCCGCTACCACCTCCGAAGCCGCCGCCGCCTCCGAAGCCGCCACCGCCTCCTGAGCCGCCGCCAAATCCACCGCCTttgccgccaccgccgccgcctccgaaacctccgccgccgccgccgccgccgccaccaccACCGAGGCTGCCGCCCCCGTAGCCTGTAAATAtatgaattgaatattttatagatatttttaacattggtTTATACTAAATTTGGTTTGTTA
Encoded proteins:
- the LOC115450134 gene encoding acanthoscurrin-2-like encodes the protein MGRLTIATLALGLFACAYAAPGYGGGSLGGGGGGGGGGGGFGGGGGGGKGGGFGGGSGGGGGFGGGGGFGGGSGGGKGGGGGFGGGSGGGGGLGGGGGHGGAGGGGLGGGHGGAGGGGLGGGSGLGGGHGGGGGGGLGGGLGGGHGGSGGHGGSGGHGGSGSGAHSSASSSASAGAGGYGGHRGGYGR